In a single window of the Candidatus Rokuibacteriota bacterium genome:
- a CDS encoding site-specific DNA-methyltransferase, whose translation MARVKKPRGRAKAAGQKFEAPAPSAAPPPRKEVNIAAAKGRPMLTWVGKRPLRHVVAFPAQHVETFDPAGDAAKRGGNLWKDWPEAYPRGGLLFHGDNKEVLAHLLANGFRGRVNLIYIDPPFDSGADYVRKVNLRGPKGTVKLAGEGYTLGEQLQYTDIWANDNYLQFMYERLSLLRELLAEDGALWLHCDWNRSHQLRLLLEETFGAESIINEIIWQRISAHPDSTYFGHVHDTLFFCAKDPGRVTFETQYSPYPEDFINRYFTRDDGDGRGSYWTGDLTAPGPRPNLDYEFRGHRPPAGRVWFTVKEKLAELDRDGRIYLPPGGGVPKLKRYQKEYPGIPAASIWTDIKSLAGLGAPASERLDFPTQKPVALLDRILRATSKPGDIVLDCFMGSGTTAAVAQKRGRRWIGCDINKGAIQITSKRLQGILQEEMGAGGKAKQESLPSVDGPEATATPAQLSFAVFRVNDYDLAVHHEEATQLACEHIGVTRTRTDAYFDGVRGKSLVKVVSFSHPLTLLDLEQLKRELDARPQEERGVLLVCLGKEPAADAWIDDWNRLRRGKDAVNRIEVIELRTDPKYGKFFQHQPAKARVKVSRKKDGALVEIEDFISPTVVERLQAEAGLLKPKIDDWRAMVDCVLIDADYDGKVFRIGLSDVPEKKTDLVAGRYELPAPVGKMIAVKIIDMLGEEVLVTLHPKE comes from the coding sequence ATGGCCAGAGTGAAGAAGCCAAGGGGCCGTGCCAAGGCGGCGGGGCAAAAATTCGAAGCCCCGGCGCCTTCCGCTGCCCCTCCGCCGAGGAAGGAAGTCAACATCGCGGCGGCCAAGGGGCGGCCGATGCTCACATGGGTGGGCAAGCGGCCGCTTCGCCACGTGGTGGCATTCCCCGCCCAGCACGTGGAGACCTTCGATCCCGCAGGCGATGCGGCCAAGCGCGGCGGCAACCTCTGGAAGGACTGGCCAGAGGCCTACCCGCGCGGCGGCCTCCTCTTCCACGGCGACAACAAGGAGGTGCTGGCGCATCTTCTGGCCAATGGCTTCCGCGGCAGGGTCAACCTCATCTACATAGACCCCCCGTTCGATTCCGGCGCTGACTACGTCCGCAAGGTAAACCTCCGCGGTCCCAAGGGCACCGTCAAGCTTGCCGGTGAAGGCTACACCCTCGGCGAACAGCTCCAGTACACGGACATCTGGGCCAACGACAACTATCTTCAATTCATGTACGAGCGACTGTCGTTACTCAGGGAGCTATTGGCCGAGGATGGGGCGTTGTGGCTCCACTGCGATTGGAATCGAAGCCACCAGCTCCGCTTGCTGCTGGAGGAGACATTTGGTGCTGAATCGATTATCAACGAGATCATCTGGCAGCGAATCAGTGCTCACCCGGACAGCACGTACTTCGGCCACGTCCATGACACGCTATTCTTCTGCGCTAAAGATCCCGGTCGAGTGACGTTTGAGACCCAGTACTCGCCGTATCCAGAGGACTTCATCAACCGGTACTTCACAAGAGACGATGGTGACGGAAGAGGGTCATACTGGACGGGCGATCTCACCGCCCCAGGGCCACGGCCCAACCTCGATTATGAGTTTAGAGGGCACAGACCTCCCGCTGGCCGCGTGTGGTTCACGGTGAAGGAGAAGCTGGCTGAGCTCGATAGAGACGGACGCATATACCTTCCGCCCGGTGGCGGTGTTCCGAAGCTCAAGAGGTACCAAAAGGAATATCCTGGTATTCCCGCGGCCTCCATCTGGACGGACATAAAGAGCCTTGCTGGCCTCGGCGCTCCCGCTTCCGAGAGATTGGACTTCCCCACTCAGAAGCCTGTGGCTCTCTTGGATCGGATTTTGCGAGCCACGTCCAAGCCGGGCGATATTGTCCTTGATTGCTTCATGGGGTCGGGGACGACTGCGGCGGTCGCGCAGAAGCGGGGGCGGCGCTGGATCGGGTGCGACATCAATAAAGGAGCGATACAGATCACGAGTAAGCGACTGCAAGGCATCCTTCAAGAGGAGATGGGTGCAGGTGGGAAGGCTAAGCAAGAGAGCCTGCCGAGCGTGGATGGGCCTGAAGCGACCGCGACGCCTGCCCAGCTCTCGTTCGCGGTGTTCCGTGTCAATGACTATGACTTGGCGGTTCACCATGAAGAGGCGACCCAGCTCGCGTGCGAGCACATCGGGGTGACGCGTACGCGGACTGACGCGTACTTTGACGGCGTGCGCGGGAAGAGCCTGGTGAAGGTCGTATCGTTCAGCCATCCGCTCACCTTGCTGGACCTCGAACAGTTGAAGCGGGAACTGGACGCGCGGCCTCAAGAGGAGCGCGGAGTCCTCCTCGTGTGCCTGGGCAAGGAGCCGGCCGCTGATGCGTGGATCGACGACTGGAATCGGTTGCGCCGCGGAAAGGACGCGGTCAACCGGATCGAGGTCATCGAGCTTCGGACGGATCCGAAGTACGGCAAGTTCTTCCAGCACCAGCCGGCCAAGGCACGCGTGAAGGTCTCCCGCAAGAAGGATGGGGCCCTGGTCGAGATCGAGGACTTCATTTCGCCGACTGTCGTTGAGCGGCTCCAGGCGGAGGCCGGCCTGCTCAAGCCGAAGATCGACGACTGGCGGGCCATGGTGGACTGCGTGCTAATTGACGCCGACTACGACGGCAAGGTCTTCCGCATCGGGCTCTCGGACGTGCCGGAGAAGAAAACCGACCTGGTAGCAGGCCGATACGAGCTCCCTGCTCCCGTGGGTAAGATGATCGCGGTAAAGATCATCGACATGCTCGGCGAGGAAGTGCTCGTCACCCTTCACCCGAAGGAGTAG
- a CDS encoding HEPN domain-containing protein — MRFDYVRQWLEGADNDIEAGEAIVERVMRSYETASFHAQQAAEKALKALLIRHQIEFPKMHDLGELLRLAEPIAAGISQELGDAEQLNRHAVDTRYPTFGPPVDRDQARRDLTLGARVRDYVRDLLQPYLDAGPRVS, encoded by the coding sequence ATGCGCTTTGACTATGTGAGGCAATGGCTGGAGGGCGCGGACAACGACATCGAGGCGGGCGAAGCGATCGTTGAGCGCGTGATGCGCTCCTATGAGACGGCGAGCTTCCATGCCCAGCAGGCGGCGGAGAAGGCATTGAAGGCTCTGCTGATCAGACATCAGATTGAGTTTCCCAAGATGCACGACCTCGGAGAGCTTCTCCGTTTGGCTGAGCCGATTGCCGCGGGCATCTCGCAGGAATTGGGCGATGCCGAGCAGCTGAACCGTCATGCCGTGGATACGAGGTATCCCACGTTTGGGCCTCCAGTGGATCGGGACCAAGCGCGACGAGACCTGACACTGGGCGCGCGTGTGCGAGACTACGTGCGCGACCTGCTTCAGCCCTATCTCGACGCGGGACCTCGGGTGAGCTAG
- a CDS encoding nucleotidyltransferase domain-containing protein — translation MTHLYDVLGQRVDRWRQDGYPSEQYPAIAEVFEWAADPEAGGLKFLRKPQLRALETYWYLRLVEGTSHIFDLYRRLLPDPGDLLAGLGLDRPEITKSLVGKSLDTLWERIRTDDAFVKAERLESVRETLALGYPSYILALAMGAGKTILIGAICSTEFAMALEYPDGPFVQNALVFAPGKTIIESLRELAAVPYDKILPPRLYKPFAASVKLTFTRDGEKDIPVVRGSLFNLVVTNTEKIRIQKETIRKSDLGNLFSFGKEDEARAEVANLRLQAIASLPHLGVFSDEAHHTYGQSLATELKKVRKTVDYLAGATNVVAVINTTGTPYFQRQPLRDVVIWYGLSQGIRDNILKDVSGNIHAFDFEGSAEAYVSHVVADFFATYGDTRLPNGAPAKLALYFPQTNDLEALRPAVEAALVKAGQAPTVCLRNTVDSPKEEVDAFNRLNDPESPHRVILLVNKGTEGWNCPSLFACALARKLKSSNNFVLQAATRCLRQVPGNSKKARIYLSMDNRAILEHQLTETYGESIADLDRSTRETGSARLVLRKRHVPPLVLTRLSRTVVPAPERGGSVHLERPKDDAAARLSRAVLGIAERPGFKTVLEQLGETVQIESMLETMDRYEAATALAAQFRLDVWIVLDELSRLYVDQDIPANHLASLAEQIGEQTRAYEMREETFEWALALVRPEGFTRTIEADGVEAYTAEIHYPKDKEHLLLGAQKMAHENPAGFGFHYDPYNFDSAPEREFFVDLLKQINVQPAEVEDIYFTGGLTDPAKTDFYVEYRGEDNRWHRYTPDFVIRKRPRAGGKAGTGRVLIVEIKDRRFEAATREDEGRAGRGEEPLTTEGRKSAALRRLEGLSPDRLRYELLFVSQAVTYDQMVDVRRMVREPERAYAADLAKAQQARDIILRVDGARPRAIILFGSRARGDAHPDSDFDILVVTRGQTADQMQAYRLELWRVFRGTGIPVEPWVMSEEEFEAGKTVIGGLAYPAWKEGVVLHEDA, via the coding sequence ATGACCCACCTTTATGACGTCCTCGGCCAGAGAGTCGACCGATGGCGGCAGGATGGCTACCCGTCAGAGCAGTACCCCGCCATTGCCGAAGTCTTCGAGTGGGCCGCAGACCCCGAAGCTGGCGGCCTGAAGTTTCTCCGGAAGCCGCAGCTCCGGGCGCTCGAGACCTACTGGTACCTTAGGTTGGTCGAAGGCACGTCCCATATCTTCGATCTGTACCGACGTCTCCTTCCTGATCCCGGGGATCTCCTTGCGGGCCTGGGGCTCGACCGGCCGGAGATCACCAAGAGCTTGGTCGGCAAGTCACTCGACACGCTCTGGGAGCGAATCCGCACCGACGACGCGTTCGTCAAGGCGGAGCGGCTCGAGAGCGTGCGTGAGACGCTCGCCTTGGGGTATCCGAGCTACATCCTCGCGCTCGCCATGGGGGCAGGGAAGACCATTCTGATCGGTGCCATCTGCTCGACTGAGTTCGCCATGGCGCTCGAGTACCCCGACGGACCCTTTGTCCAGAACGCGCTCGTCTTCGCTCCTGGCAAGACCATCATCGAGTCTCTTCGAGAGCTGGCGGCGGTGCCGTACGACAAGATCCTGCCGCCCCGTCTCTACAAGCCCTTCGCGGCCTCCGTGAAGCTTACTTTCACGCGCGACGGAGAGAAGGACATCCCTGTCGTGCGCGGCAGCCTCTTCAACCTCGTGGTCACGAACACCGAGAAGATCCGCATCCAGAAGGAGACCATCCGGAAGAGCGACCTGGGGAACCTGTTCTCCTTCGGCAAGGAGGACGAGGCCCGCGCTGAAGTCGCGAATCTCCGCCTTCAGGCCATCGCCTCGCTACCGCATCTGGGTGTCTTCTCGGATGAGGCGCACCACACCTACGGGCAGTCGCTGGCGACCGAGCTGAAGAAGGTGCGGAAGACCGTAGACTACCTGGCGGGGGCGACGAATGTGGTCGCCGTCATCAATACCACGGGCACGCCATACTTCCAGCGCCAGCCTCTGCGCGATGTTGTCATCTGGTATGGGCTGTCGCAGGGCATCCGGGACAATATCCTGAAAGACGTCTCCGGGAACATCCACGCGTTCGACTTCGAGGGCAGCGCCGAGGCCTACGTCAGCCATGTGGTCGCCGACTTCTTTGCGACCTATGGCGACACCAGGCTTCCAAATGGCGCGCCGGCCAAGCTGGCCCTCTACTTTCCGCAGACCAATGACCTCGAAGCGCTCCGCCCGGCGGTCGAGGCCGCGCTGGTCAAGGCCGGGCAGGCGCCCACCGTGTGCCTGCGGAACACCGTCGACTCGCCGAAGGAGGAGGTGGACGCCTTCAACCGGCTCAATGATCCCGAGTCGCCCCATCGGGTAATCCTCCTCGTCAACAAGGGCACGGAAGGGTGGAACTGTCCGAGCCTCTTCGCGTGCGCCTTGGCGCGGAAGCTCAAGAGCAGCAATAACTTCGTGCTCCAGGCTGCAACGCGCTGCCTGCGACAGGTGCCGGGCAATAGCAAGAAGGCGCGGATCTATCTCTCCATGGACAACCGCGCCATCCTCGAGCACCAGCTCACCGAGACCTATGGTGAGAGCATCGCCGATCTGGATCGCTCCACCCGCGAGACCGGCTCGGCGCGGCTCGTACTGCGCAAGCGGCATGTACCTCCATTGGTGCTGACGCGGCTGAGCCGGACTGTTGTGCCTGCGCCGGAGCGGGGTGGGAGCGTCCATCTCGAACGCCCCAAGGATGATGCGGCCGCCCGACTGAGCCGGGCCGTACTGGGTATCGCCGAACGGCCCGGCTTCAAGACCGTGCTCGAGCAACTGGGCGAGACAGTCCAGATCGAGTCCATGCTGGAAACGATGGATCGCTATGAAGCTGCGACCGCGCTGGCCGCCCAGTTCCGGCTCGACGTCTGGATCGTCCTGGACGAGTTGTCCCGTCTGTACGTGGACCAGGATATCCCGGCAAACCATCTCGCCTCGCTGGCCGAGCAGATCGGCGAGCAGACGCGCGCGTACGAGATGCGGGAAGAAACCTTCGAGTGGGCGCTGGCCCTGGTCAGGCCGGAGGGATTCACGCGGACCATCGAGGCGGACGGCGTCGAGGCGTATACCGCCGAGATCCACTATCCCAAGGACAAGGAGCACCTCCTCCTTGGGGCTCAGAAGATGGCGCACGAGAACCCCGCCGGCTTTGGCTTCCACTACGACCCCTACAACTTCGATTCGGCGCCGGAGCGCGAGTTCTTCGTCGATCTCCTCAAGCAGATCAACGTGCAGCCGGCAGAGGTCGAGGATATCTACTTCACCGGGGGCCTCACCGATCCGGCGAAGACCGACTTCTACGTCGAGTACCGTGGCGAAGACAATCGCTGGCACCGCTACACGCCGGACTTCGTGATCCGCAAGCGGCCCAGAGCCGGCGGCAAAGCCGGCACGGGCCGGGTGCTGATCGTCGAGATCAAGGACAGGCGGTTCGAAGCTGCCACTCGAGAGGACGAGGGTCGAGCCGGGAGGGGTGAGGAGCCCCTGACCACGGAAGGGCGGAAGTCGGCGGCGCTCAGGCGGCTTGAAGGGTTGAGTCCGGACCGGCTCAGGTACGAACTGCTCTTCGTCAGTCAGGCGGTGACCTACGATCAGATGGTGGACGTTCGCCGGATGGTCCGGGAGCCGGAGCGCGCTTACGCTGCCGATCTGGCCAAGGCCCAGCAGGCTAGAGACATCATCTTGCGGGTGGATGGCGCCCGGCCGCGGGCAATCATTCTGTTCGGCTCGCGGGCACGAGGGGACGCACATCCCGACAGCGATTTCGACATCCTCGTCGTCACTCGCGGCCAGACGGCAGATCAGATGCAGGCATACCGCCTGGAGTTGTGGCGGGTCTTCCGGGGCACGGGGATTCCTGTGGAGCCGTGGGTCATGTCGGAAGAGGAGTTCGAGGCGGGTAAGACCGTCATCGGCGGCCTTGCCTACCCGGCCTGGAAGGAAGGGGTGGTGCTCCACGAAGACGCCTGA
- a CDS encoding putative 2-aminoethylphosphonate ABC transporter permease subunit: protein MSVRASAAAEIPDRVVRHRLSGEDAIRWALVAVFTAVLYLFLLYPLGQVLWRSLLDNGGHFIGSANYIRYFSTPAIAASITNSLFVSAAAMVLTVALAFGYAYALTRTQMPAKGLFRVVAMLPLFAPSLVQAFALIYVFGNNGIITRTTGLNVGIYGAKGIILAEVFYCFPHALLILIAALAATDARLYDAARTLGAGPLKTFLTVTLPGVKYGMVSACFVVFTLAITDFGAPKAIGGKFSVMATEIYNQVSGQQNFTMGATVSVVLLVPAVLAFIVDRLVQRRQYALVTSSSKPLVPERRPLADRSLLAYCALIAGFISAIYLVILVSSLVHRWPYNFGLTLKHYDFDTAGGYRSLWNSIRVAALTAVAGTALAFVGGYVVEKCRTAASGPLYLLSVLPVSVPGMVLGLAYIFTFNAPGSPLNALYGTLAILIISNVVHYFTVGFLTATTALKQMDAEFENVGSSLGVPFYRTFWRVTVPIALPSIVAISMYFFLNAMVTLSAVVFIIAPGTELAAVAVLLMDDAGDTAQAAAMSVLIIATGLAVRSVYWLAMRGITARTQAWTRGGLATGEGS, encoded by the coding sequence GTGAGCGTCCGGGCCTCGGCCGCCGCGGAGATCCCGGACCGCGTTGTCCGCCACCGGCTGAGCGGGGAGGACGCCATCCGGTGGGCGCTCGTCGCGGTCTTCACCGCCGTGCTCTATCTCTTCCTGCTCTACCCGCTCGGGCAGGTGCTCTGGCGGAGCCTGCTCGACAACGGCGGGCACTTCATCGGCTCCGCGAACTACATCCGGTACTTCTCGACGCCCGCCATCGCCGCCTCGATCACGAACAGCCTCTTCGTGTCGGCCGCCGCCATGGTGCTGACGGTGGCGCTGGCCTTCGGCTACGCCTACGCGCTGACGCGGACGCAGATGCCCGCGAAGGGTCTCTTCCGCGTCGTCGCCATGCTGCCGCTCTTCGCGCCGTCCCTGGTCCAGGCCTTCGCGCTCATCTACGTCTTCGGCAACAACGGCATCATCACGCGCACGACGGGGCTGAACGTCGGCATCTACGGCGCCAAGGGGATCATCCTGGCCGAGGTCTTCTACTGCTTCCCTCACGCGCTGCTCATTCTTATAGCGGCCCTCGCCGCGACCGACGCGCGCCTCTACGACGCGGCGCGGACGCTGGGCGCGGGCCCGCTCAAGACCTTCCTGACGGTGACGCTCCCCGGGGTCAAGTACGGCATGGTGAGCGCGTGCTTCGTGGTCTTCACGCTCGCCATCACGGATTTCGGCGCCCCCAAGGCCATCGGCGGGAAGTTCTCGGTGATGGCGACCGAGATCTACAACCAGGTCTCCGGCCAGCAGAACTTCACCATGGGCGCGACCGTGTCCGTCGTGCTGCTGGTGCCGGCCGTGCTGGCTTTTATCGTGGACCGTCTCGTCCAGCGGCGCCAATACGCGCTGGTGACCTCCTCCTCGAAGCCGCTCGTGCCCGAGCGGCGTCCGCTGGCGGACCGGAGCCTGCTGGCCTACTGCGCCCTCATCGCCGGCTTCATCTCGGCGATCTACCTGGTCATCCTGGTCTCCTCGCTGGTGCATCGGTGGCCGTATAACTTCGGGCTGACGCTCAAGCACTACGACTTCGACACGGCGGGCGGCTACCGCTCGCTTTGGAACAGCATCCGCGTGGCGGCGCTGACGGCCGTGGCCGGCACCGCGCTGGCCTTCGTCGGGGGCTACGTCGTCGAGAAGTGCCGCACGGCGGCCAGCGGCCCCCTCTACCTCCTCTCCGTCCTGCCCGTCTCGGTGCCGGGCATGGTTCTGGGCCTGGCCTACATCTTTACCTTCAACGCGCCCGGCAGCCCGCTCAACGCGCTGTACGGCACGCTGGCCATCCTGATCATCTCGAACGTCGTCCACTACTTCACCGTCGGTTTCCTCACGGCTACCACGGCGCTGAAGCAGATGGACGCCGAGTTCGAGAACGTCGGCTCCTCGCTGGGCGTGCCCTTCTACCGGACCTTCTGGCGGGTGACCGTGCCGATCGCGCTGCCCTCGATCGTGGCCATCAGCATGTACTTCTTCCTGAACGCGATGGTGACGCTCTCGGCCGTGGTGTTCATCATCGCGCCCGGCACGGAGCTGGCGGCCGTCGCCGTGCTGCTCATGGACGACGCGGGCGACACCGCACAGGCCGCCGCCATGTCGGTGCTGATCATCGCGACAGGCCTCGCCGTGCGGAGCGTGTACTGGCTCGCCATGCGCGGCATCACGGCCCGCACGCAGGCGTGGACCCGCGGTGGCCTTGCCACGGGAGAGGGGTCGTAG
- a CDS encoding putative 2-aminoethylphosphonate ABC transporter ATP-binding protein: MSASTQAPAAVALEGIAKKFGAYVALRDITLSVSAGEFVCFLGPSGCGKTTLLRIIAGLERQNAGTVRMSGRDVSALPPALRNYGIVFQSYALFPNLTVGRNVAYGLETRRTGAAAIARRVDELLALVSLARHKDKYPAQLSGGEQQRVALARALAPSPALLLLDEPLSALDARVRQSLRHEIRGLQRRLGVTTVMVTHDQEEALAMADRIVVMNAGAVEQVGAPTEVYRRPRTPFVARFVGQMNFLSAVAGARSGWARVGAVELRHQPGFDATPGGALTLAIRPEEITVGPAALHGDNRLTARITAVQFLGAFTRLGLAPVVEEGGDGRTALECDVAATAFAELGVGEGADLPIALAPDALRAFPAPGPAA; encoded by the coding sequence GTGAGCGCGTCTACCCAGGCTCCGGCCGCCGTCGCGCTCGAAGGCATCGCCAAGAAGTTCGGCGCCTACGTCGCCCTGCGCGACATCACGCTGTCAGTCAGCGCCGGCGAGTTCGTCTGCTTCCTCGGCCCCTCCGGCTGCGGCAAGACCACGCTGCTGCGGATCATCGCGGGGCTCGAGCGCCAGAACGCGGGCACCGTGCGGATGTCCGGCCGCGACGTGTCGGCCCTGCCTCCGGCCCTGCGCAATTACGGCATCGTCTTCCAGTCCTACGCCCTTTTCCCCAACCTGACGGTCGGACGGAACGTCGCCTACGGTCTCGAGACCCGGCGCACGGGCGCCGCCGCCATCGCGCGCCGGGTGGACGAGCTGTTGGCGCTGGTGAGCCTTGCCCGCCACAAGGACAAGTACCCGGCCCAGCTGTCGGGCGGCGAGCAGCAGCGTGTCGCGCTCGCCCGCGCTCTCGCGCCTTCTCCAGCCCTCCTGCTCCTCGACGAACCCCTCTCGGCGCTCGACGCGCGGGTGCGCCAGTCGCTCCGCCACGAGATCCGCGGGCTCCAGCGGCGGCTCGGCGTCACGACCGTCATGGTCACGCACGACCAGGAAGAGGCCCTCGCCATGGCCGACCGCATCGTCGTCATGAACGCAGGCGCGGTCGAGCAGGTGGGCGCGCCGACCGAGGTGTACCGGCGGCCCAGGACGCCCTTCGTCGCGCGCTTTGTCGGCCAGATGAACTTCCTCTCAGCCGTCGCGGGCGCGCGCAGCGGGTGGGCGCGTGTCGGCGCGGTCGAGCTCCGCCACCAGCCGGGCTTCGACGCCACGCCGGGCGGCGCGCTGACGCTCGCGATCAGGCCCGAGGAGATCACGGTCGGTCCCGCGGCGCTGCACGGCGACAATCGCCTCACGGCCCGCATCACGGCGGTCCAGTTCCTGGGCGCTTTTACGCGCCTCGGGCTGGCCCCGGTTGTGGAAGAAGGCGGCGACGGCCGGACGGCGCTCGAGTGCGACGTGGCGGCAACGGCCTTCGCCGAGCTCGGCGTGGGCGAGGGCGCCGACCTGCCGATCGCGCTCGCCCCGGACGCTCTTCGCGCCTTTCCCGCCCCGGGCCCCGCGGCGTGA